Proteins from a genomic interval of Paenibacillus sp. RC334:
- a CDS encoding two-component system histidine kinase PnpS yields the protein MKSFRFRLTLIMLILIGVSVLAAGITMGQIFKNSNMKVLEENMGREIDLLRATFPFVNADALSSTDYVSYYSEKAKEIARLTDSRVTFIRKDGTVVGDSLSDPRKMENHASREEIQEAASEGIGRTIRYSETLQRNMLYVAEPVVSDKGFDGYIRLSMNLKAVEEGVQRGWTAIGIGLVLLFLAAGLVSYRIARGLTSPIEHITGVANRISGLDYDARVGIQRRDEVGQLGEAINRMADSLQNQMKTIRDNEDLLQSVMSNMTGGILMIDAGERIALVNRESERMLGVTSKRVTDKPYHELKKHYELTKLIEGSIQSRERLHGEVHLYNPEERLILLDGVPMYEDEGRYRGMLFLLQDITAIRRLENMRSEFVANVSHELKTPIAAVKGFAETLLGGGVKDEETSRSFLQIIYDESERLNRLIGDILELSKIESKRSPLDCSPVHVSSFIESLLEKLNNVAAKKRITLHMDVPDELFMEADEDKLQQIFVNLLSNGINYTLDGGKVKIKVVTVQRENDTEKVVFTVSDTGIGIPKKDLPRIFERFYRVDKGRSRNSGGTGLGLSIVKHLVDLHHGVLSVESELGLGTTFTIELPLLQQEE from the coding sequence CGTATCTGTCCTGGCTGCCGGAATCACCATGGGACAAATTTTTAAAAACTCGAACATGAAGGTGCTTGAGGAAAATATGGGGCGTGAGATCGACCTGCTTCGGGCTACATTTCCTTTTGTCAATGCAGATGCTCTTTCCAGTACCGATTACGTCTCCTACTATTCGGAAAAGGCAAAGGAAATTGCACGTCTGACGGACTCACGGGTGACCTTCATTCGCAAGGATGGAACGGTGGTTGGTGATTCACTAAGTGATCCGCGCAAGATGGAGAACCATGCATCACGTGAAGAAATCCAAGAAGCCGCGTCGGAAGGAATCGGACGAACGATACGCTACAGTGAAACTTTGCAGCGAAATATGCTGTACGTGGCAGAGCCTGTCGTATCCGACAAGGGGTTCGACGGATATATCCGTTTGTCCATGAATCTGAAAGCAGTAGAGGAAGGTGTGCAGCGCGGCTGGACGGCAATTGGCATTGGTCTGGTCTTGTTGTTCCTTGCCGCTGGATTGGTCAGTTACCGTATCGCGCGTGGCCTAACCTCGCCTATTGAGCATATTACAGGCGTAGCCAATCGTATTTCCGGGCTGGATTATGACGCAAGAGTTGGCATACAGCGCCGGGATGAGGTAGGGCAGTTGGGGGAAGCCATTAACCGTATGGCGGACAGCCTGCAAAACCAAATGAAGACGATACGTGATAATGAGGATTTGCTTCAGAGCGTCATGAGCAATATGACCGGAGGGATTCTCATGATTGATGCCGGGGAGCGGATTGCGCTTGTGAACCGTGAGTCTGAGCGGATGCTCGGTGTCACTAGCAAACGGGTGACGGACAAGCCGTATCATGAGCTGAAAAAGCACTACGAGCTGACGAAGCTGATTGAGGGTAGTATACAAAGCCGCGAAAGACTGCACGGTGAGGTTCATCTGTATAATCCCGAGGAACGGCTGATTTTGCTCGATGGTGTACCGATGTATGAGGATGAAGGCAGATATCGCGGCATGCTGTTCCTTTTGCAGGATATTACAGCTATTCGGCGGCTGGAAAATATGCGGAGTGAATTTGTGGCGAATGTTTCCCATGAGCTAAAAACGCCGATTGCCGCAGTCAAGGGCTTTGCTGAAACGTTGCTCGGCGGCGGAGTTAAGGATGAGGAAACATCCCGTTCCTTTTTGCAAATTATTTATGATGAAAGCGAACGGCTAAATCGGCTGATCGGCGACATTCTGGAGCTGTCCAAAATTGAATCCAAGCGTTCTCCGCTGGATTGCTCTCCGGTTCATGTATCCTCGTTTATAGAATCATTGCTGGAAAAATTGAATAATGTAGCTGCGAAAAAAAGAATTACACTGCATATGGACGTCCCGGATGAACTGTTTATGGAGGCGGATGAAGATAAGCTCCAGCAGATTTTTGTAAACCTTCTGTCTAATGGCATTAACTACACACTCGACGGTGGCAAGGTGAAAATCAAGGTTGTAACTGTACAGCGGGAGAATGATACGGAGAAGGTCGTATTTACGGTTAGCGATACGGGCATCGGGATTCCAAAGAAGGACCTGCCGCGCATCTTTGAGCGCTTTTACCGGGTAGACAAAGGTCGTTCGCGCAACTCGGGTGGAACAGGCCTGGGATTGTCCATCGTCAAGCATTTGGTGGACCTGCATCATGGGGTGCTTTCCGTAGAAAGTGAGCTTGGTTTGGGCACCACATTTACAATCGAATTGCCGTTGTTGCAACAGGAAGAATGA
- a CDS encoding response regulator transcription factor has translation MGQRLLVIEDEPTLARLLSYNLIQEGFEVDTEDHGSAGFEKASRESYDLILLDLMLPGMNGLDILSRLRHQGLTTPIIILTAKNGEAEVVQGLKSGADDYITKPFGVSELLARVTAVLRRTSGGDEGVLSDQKDGSKIQLGELEIYPEKYEVILGGQSISLRPKEFEVLLYLSRKPGVVLTRDDLMNAVWGFDYIGGQRTVDVHVSSLRKKLELDPDSVHIDSIRGVGYKLVVNKKRSASHLL, from the coding sequence ATGGGACAACGCTTGCTGGTTATTGAGGATGAACCAACGCTTGCCAGATTGCTATCCTACAATTTGATACAAGAGGGTTTTGAAGTAGATACGGAGGATCACGGCAGTGCAGGGTTTGAAAAAGCCTCCAGAGAGTCCTACGATTTGATCCTACTGGATTTGATGCTGCCCGGTATGAACGGACTGGATATTTTGAGCAGACTACGCCATCAGGGACTGACAACACCCATCATTATTTTAACGGCCAAAAACGGCGAAGCCGAGGTTGTCCAAGGATTGAAATCAGGAGCAGATGATTATATTACGAAGCCTTTCGGTGTTTCCGAGCTGCTGGCCCGCGTAACGGCGGTACTGCGTCGTACTTCCGGGGGGGATGAAGGCGTGCTGTCCGATCAGAAAGACGGCTCCAAAATTCAATTAGGCGAGCTGGAGATTTATCCTGAAAAATATGAAGTGATTCTCGGAGGACAATCCATCAGCTTAAGGCCCAAGGAATTTGAGGTGCTCCTCTACTTGTCCCGTAAGCCGGGCGTGGTATTGACTCGCGACGATCTGATGAACGCGGTTTGGGGCTTCGACTACATTGGCGGTCAACGGACGGTGGATGTGCATGTTAGCTCATTGCGCAAGAAGCTGGAGCTGGATCCCGATTCGGTTCATATTGATTCGATTCGCGGAGTCGGATACAAACTGGTTGTTAATAAAAAAAGAAGCGCTTCTCATTTGCTATAA
- a CDS encoding methyl-accepting chemotaxis protein, translated as MITEPKTQPSSTAVIERESNKPITTYVPCREVPIIGTDMSCKELLALMKTQEDIPCVIVIDKNGLPLGIIMRDAYNRHFTGRFAAALFYDKPAAIFADPDTLIVDLESLASDIVEQAMLREDQRFYDCLLIKEGTRLLGVLTIRDILSVVQRMQREADEHRGNVVRHSYDGVHRIQTTVLDAAKEAGDSVRLTRSMSELSRRGKMELEDVLLSYRAVTEQMKRQHEQITALTQLLNDIAGMASSIRGLADQSGLLAINASIEAAHAGEHGRGFQIVSQEVRNMSLQTKAFSAQITSLLTDIEQMLRDTADLTDTSMQQINTGSRYISAGTQTFTQLLQAVAEIETKNNDVSRSAEEAALNAAGIAQELELMLNP; from the coding sequence ATGATAACGGAACCAAAGACCCAGCCGAGTTCCACTGCCGTGATTGAACGTGAATCTAACAAGCCAATTACTACCTACGTGCCTTGCCGGGAGGTTCCGATCATTGGTACGGATATGTCTTGTAAAGAGCTATTAGCACTTATGAAAACGCAGGAAGACATTCCTTGCGTCATTGTCATTGATAAAAATGGCCTTCCGTTGGGCATTATTATGAGAGATGCGTATAACCGCCATTTTACGGGCAGGTTTGCTGCGGCTCTGTTTTATGACAAGCCTGCGGCCATATTTGCCGACCCCGATACATTAATTGTGGATCTGGAAAGCCTGGCATCGGACATTGTAGAGCAGGCGATGCTGCGCGAAGATCAACGATTTTACGATTGCCTGCTGATTAAGGAAGGTACGCGGTTGCTTGGCGTACTGACCATTCGTGATATTTTGTCCGTCGTTCAGCGAATGCAGAGAGAGGCGGACGAGCATCGGGGTAACGTGGTTCGGCATAGCTATGATGGTGTCCATCGGATTCAGACAACTGTGCTGGATGCCGCTAAAGAGGCTGGTGACAGTGTGCGTCTAACTCGTTCGATGAGTGAATTATCCCGCCGTGGCAAAATGGAACTGGAAGATGTTCTGCTCTCCTATCGGGCAGTCACAGAGCAAATGAAGCGTCAGCATGAGCAGATTACAGCGCTAACTCAATTGCTGAATGACATTGCAGGCATGGCTTCCTCCATCCGCGGACTCGCGGATCAAAGTGGACTGCTGGCGATCAACGCATCGATAGAAGCAGCACATGCTGGAGAACATGGGCGTGGCTTCCAGATCGTATCTCAGGAGGTGCGGAATATGTCACTCCAAACGAAAGCCTTTTCCGCACAGATTACAAGCTTGCTTACGGATATTGAACAAATGCTGCGTGATACTGCCGATCTGACGGATACGAGCATGCAGCAGATTAATACCGGCTCACGGTATATATCCGCTGGAACCCAAACGTTTACCCAACTGTTGCAGGCCGTTGCTGAAATTGAGACCAAAAACAACGATGTGTCTCGTTCCGCAGAGGAAGCGGCTTTGAATGCAGCCGGGATTGCACAGGAGCTGGAGCTTATGCTGAATCCCTGA
- the pstB gene encoding phosphate ABC transporter ATP-binding protein PstB, translated as MNDSVIRIDKLNLYYENFHALKHINLDIPEKTVTAFIGPSGCGKSTLLRTLNRMNDMIPGTRIEGTVSIAGQDIYGDTMEVEALRKQVGMVFQQPNPFPKSIYDNVAYGPRLHGIRQKDKLDELVEQSLRQAALWEEVKDFLKRSALSLSGGQQQRLCIARALAVQPDILLMDEATSALDPISTMKIEELVQELRDRYTIVMVTHNMHQAARVSGRTAFFLNGVVVEAADTETMFSTPQDSRTEDYISGRFG; from the coding sequence ATGAATGATTCCGTTATTCGGATTGATAAGCTGAACTTATATTATGAGAATTTTCACGCGCTGAAACATATAAACCTGGATATTCCTGAAAAAACGGTAACAGCCTTCATCGGACCGTCCGGCTGCGGTAAATCTACTTTGCTGCGTACGCTGAATCGGATGAATGATATGATACCGGGAACGCGTATTGAAGGTACGGTGAGTATCGCAGGTCAGGATATATATGGCGATACGATGGAAGTAGAAGCTCTGCGCAAGCAGGTGGGGATGGTTTTTCAACAGCCTAATCCGTTTCCTAAATCTATTTATGATAACGTGGCATACGGTCCGCGTCTGCATGGAATCCGGCAAAAGGACAAGCTGGACGAACTTGTTGAGCAAAGCTTGCGGCAGGCGGCACTCTGGGAAGAGGTTAAGGACTTTCTCAAGCGTTCAGCCCTGAGCTTGTCCGGCGGACAGCAGCAGCGGCTGTGTATTGCTAGGGCGCTTGCTGTGCAGCCAGATATTTTGCTTATGGATGAGGCAACGTCAGCGCTGGACCCGATCTCCACGATGAAGATTGAAGAACTGGTTCAAGAACTGCGTGACAGATATACGATCGTCATGGTGACGCATAACATGCATCAGGCGGCTCGTGTGTCCGGCCGTACTGCGTTTTTCTTGAACGGTGTCGTGGTAGAGGCGGCGGATACAGAGACGATGTTTTCTACGCCGCAGGATTCCCGTACGGAAGATTATATTTCCGGCCGATTCGGCTAA
- the phoU gene encoding phosphate signaling complex protein PhoU, giving the protein MIRRKGFDEGLDELRAVLREMGAHVSKALDQAIECLQTKNTELAQQVVKNDASLNALEENILDMGSKLIITQQPVAKDLRRIIVAFKISSDLERMGDLALDIAKVTLRLEGQQVIKPLVDIPQMAAIVKEMIDDAITSYLDENTDLAYKMAKEDDRVDSMYSHMISNLYVFMVEKPEEAPQGMLQLLVGRYIERIGDHATNIGESTVYLVTGERPDLNQ; this is encoded by the coding sequence ATGATACGCAGAAAAGGTTTTGATGAAGGATTAGATGAGCTGAGAGCCGTACTGCGCGAAATGGGTGCACATGTATCGAAGGCACTCGATCAGGCCATTGAATGTTTGCAGACCAAAAATACAGAATTGGCCCAGCAGGTGGTCAAAAATGATGCATCTCTCAATGCACTGGAAGAGAACATTCTCGATATGGGCTCGAAGCTCATTATTACCCAGCAGCCGGTAGCCAAGGATTTACGCCGGATCATTGTTGCTTTTAAAATTTCCAGTGATCTGGAAAGGATGGGGGATTTGGCACTCGATATTGCCAAGGTCACGCTGCGTCTGGAAGGGCAGCAGGTCATCAAGCCGCTGGTGGATATTCCGCAGATGGCTGCGATCGTCAAAGAAATGATTGACGACGCAATTACATCCTATCTGGATGAAAATACAGATTTGGCTTATAAAATGGCCAAAGAGGATGATCGTGTAGATTCCATGTATAGCCATATGATCAGCAATCTGTATGTGTTTATGGTAGAAAAGCCTGAGGAAGCTCCACAAGGCATGCTGCAACTGCTCGTCGGACGATATATTGAACGGATTGGTGACCATGCGACGAATATCGGTGAAAGCACTGTATATCTCGTGACAGGGGAGCGACCAGATTTGAACCAGTAG